The proteins below are encoded in one region of Streptomyces marianii:
- a CDS encoding SigB/SigF/SigG family RNA polymerase sigma factor — MSSFPITRDPDVGAARPGRPAALDDLPEIPDFRTVSALDARALSLALFQRLRTLDEGSAEYSYVRNTLVELNLSLVKYAAARFRGRSEPMEDIVQVGTVGLIKAINRFDVEREVEFTSFALPTVVGEIKRFFRDTSWAVRVPRRLQELRLDLAKAYDALEQDLGRAPTAAELAAHLELTEEEVVEGQQAANGYVARSIEPLEDDENESPLARRLGHEDPALDVVECLECLKPLIARLPDRERTILSLRFGEDLTQSEIGERLGISQMHVSRLLARVLTELRAALLAEDGAPEHGRPRH; from the coding sequence ATGTCCAGCTTCCCGATCACCCGTGACCCCGACGTCGGTGCCGCCCGGCCGGGCCGGCCGGCGGCGCTCGACGATCTGCCGGAGATCCCGGATTTCCGGACCGTCAGCGCGCTCGACGCGCGTGCCCTGTCCCTCGCCCTGTTCCAGCGGCTCCGTACGCTGGACGAGGGCTCGGCGGAGTACTCGTACGTCCGCAACACGCTGGTGGAACTCAATCTGAGCCTCGTGAAGTACGCCGCGGCCCGGTTCCGGGGCCGCAGCGAGCCGATGGAGGACATCGTGCAGGTCGGCACGGTCGGCCTGATCAAGGCGATCAACCGCTTCGACGTCGAGCGTGAGGTCGAGTTCACCTCCTTCGCGCTGCCCACCGTCGTCGGCGAGATCAAGCGCTTCTTCCGCGACACCAGCTGGGCGGTACGCGTGCCGAGGCGGCTCCAGGAGCTCCGGCTGGACCTCGCCAAGGCGTACGACGCGCTGGAACAGGACCTGGGCCGTGCCCCCACGGCGGCGGAACTGGCCGCCCACCTCGAACTCACCGAGGAGGAGGTCGTCGAGGGCCAGCAGGCCGCCAACGGCTATGTCGCCCGCTCGATAGAGCCGCTCGAGGACGACGAGAACGAGAGCCCGCTCGCCCGCCGTCTCGGCCACGAGGATCCGGCCCTGGACGTCGTCGAGTGCCTGGAGTGCCTCAAGCCGCTGATCGCCCGGCTACCGGATCGCGAACGCACCATCCTGTCCCTGCGGTTCGGGGAGGACCTGACCCAGTCCGAGATCGGCGAACGACTGGGCATCTCGCAGATGCACGTGTCCCGGCTCCTGGCCCGCGTCCTGACCGAGCTCCGCGCGGCGCTGCTCGCCGAGGACGGCGCACCGGAGCACGGAAGACCGCGACACTGA
- a CDS encoding PRC-barrel domain containing protein: MGAGMWGFPEGSGHAPGAELVGYRVEATDGSIGRIDKHSEDVGRCYIVVDTGPWVFGHHRLIPAGVVSRIDRAREVVYLDCSQEQIKDAPDFERGRYDGDAATVRLIEQHYANWHL; the protein is encoded by the coding sequence ATGGGCGCAGGCATGTGGGGCTTCCCTGAGGGTTCGGGACACGCACCGGGCGCGGAACTCGTCGGTTACCGCGTCGAGGCCACCGACGGGTCCATCGGCAGGATCGACAAGCACTCGGAGGACGTGGGGCGTTGCTACATCGTCGTGGACACCGGCCCCTGGGTCTTCGGCCACCACAGGCTGATCCCGGCCGGCGTGGTGTCGCGCATCGACCGGGCGCGGGAAGTGGTGTACCTGGACTGCTCCCAGGAGCAGATCAAGGATGCCCCGGACTTCGAGCGGGGGCGGTACGACGGCGACGCGGCCACCGTCCGGCTCATCGAGCAGCATTACGCGAACTGGCACCTGTGA
- a CDS encoding CBS domain-containing protein, with amino-acid sequence MTQLVKDVMTAGVLTLPPEASLVEAARLMRDMDVGDVLVADRDRLLGMLTDRDIAVRSVAMGHNPHIMPVRSVCTPDVLTVRPETDASQAMRVMRDHGVRRLAVVEDDGHPVGVVSLGDLARAREPGSALAGISAAPPNSGA; translated from the coding sequence ATGACACAGCTGGTGAAGGACGTGATGACGGCCGGAGTGCTGACGCTCCCGCCCGAGGCGTCGCTCGTCGAGGCGGCCCGGCTGATGCGTGACATGGACGTCGGGGATGTCCTCGTCGCGGACAGGGACCGGTTGCTCGGGATGCTGACCGACCGGGACATCGCGGTGCGGTCGGTGGCCATGGGGCACAACCCGCACATCATGCCGGTCCGGTCCGTCTGCACTCCGGACGTTCTCACGGTCCGCCCGGAAACGGACGCCTCACAGGCGATGAGGGTCATGAGAGATCACGGGGTGCGCCGGCTCGCGGTGGTGGAGGACGACGGCCATCCGGTCGGCGTCGTCAGTCTGGGCGACCTCGCGAGGGCGCGTGAACCGGGTTCCGCCCTCGCCGGCATCAGTGCCGCGCCGCCGAACAGCGGCGCCTGA
- a CDS encoding DUF6381 family protein, protein MSTAREPVRTSEELRFMADELTRGAERCKDPEHRERLHRRAEELRRQCDTGEGSEERPPAHARQETYRPQQHGSRRPQSRRSERPRDT, encoded by the coding sequence ATGAGCACAGCACGCGAACCGGTCAGGACGTCGGAGGAGCTCCGGTTCATGGCCGACGAGCTCACCCGCGGCGCGGAGCGCTGCAAGGACCCAGAACACCGTGAACGACTGCACCGCAGGGCGGAGGAGTTGCGCCGCCAGTGCGACACCGGCGAAGGCTCGGAGGAGAGGCCGCCGGCGCACGCGAGGCAGGAGACGTACCGACCCCAGCAGCACGGCTCCAGAAGGCCGCAGAGCCGGCGGTCCGAGCGGCCGCGTGACACCTGA
- a CDS encoding SpoIIE family protein phosphatase has protein sequence MTMSEQGPVEPGPDPLADAVTQLTAELAALRRDVARRHLLDLACGVLVARHSLSPGEAMDHLAQLAEAMNVGAEDIAADIVNGATRPSGAAGGPVSERSADPRTADGAAPAEADEERTEGRKARFVEAAAEAAAQTGGTVDEIAATLLNGGMRPLGARALWLFRRTETDCLRLAGQAGANSLEAAHWRWVPPAAGSALHRVLNDGTPLWLPDGTSAAEALPGPAPGSARAVLPLRQRGVVTGLALVDWPGPADLDESVRRSLTGLAVPAARILDAGAPGTPDPGVLAPLLDLLTHPAMALRADPESGTLHIEHLNRPALDSARHVHGPAGRPLAQVFPAVHADLVRLARTARESAAPQRVARVPVEHRPGGPDPLHDVRVLPVGPDRTVVFWHGATNPELSLSRVLGRLENLAAFEDDLITGKSRWSEQAFRIFGLEPGSSPVPLRRLAPHLHREDTGKLNDLLMELTQRREGTDTVVRAVREDGGLRHLRIAAEPLLTGGVLTGITGVYQDVSAQHHTEIALSATFDRLTAAQTQAALRHQLVLQLQQAIVPEVPELQRLPGLQVAARYRPAAEEYRVGGDWYDVLPLPDGRVLVVTGDIAGHGIDSVTGMVALRNALRGLAFTGHTPGRLMAWLNEVTLQTHGHPTATAVCGLYDPSDRSLCWASAGHLPPVLLREGAADLLEPPRSILLGAVPAAAYQETVTRLEPGDTLMLYTDGLVESRRTGIDEGLDTLRRAVERLAPAGLDEQADALLAAVTGDTDDDTSLVVVRVS, from the coding sequence ATGACCATGTCCGAGCAGGGACCGGTCGAGCCGGGGCCCGACCCGCTGGCCGATGCAGTCACGCAGCTCACCGCCGAACTCGCCGCGCTGCGCCGCGATGTCGCCCGCCGTCATCTCCTGGACCTGGCCTGCGGTGTGCTCGTCGCGCGGCACTCCCTCAGCCCCGGCGAGGCGATGGACCACCTGGCCCAGCTGGCCGAGGCCATGAACGTCGGCGCGGAGGACATCGCCGCCGACATCGTCAACGGCGCCACCCGCCCGTCCGGGGCGGCCGGCGGTCCGGTGTCCGAGCGGAGCGCCGACCCGCGGACGGCGGACGGCGCCGCACCGGCCGAGGCCGACGAGGAGCGGACCGAGGGCCGCAAGGCGCGGTTCGTCGAGGCCGCCGCCGAGGCGGCGGCGCAGACGGGAGGCACGGTCGACGAGATCGCGGCGACCCTGCTGAACGGCGGAATGCGCCCGCTCGGCGCCCGCGCACTGTGGTTGTTCCGCCGCACGGAGACGGACTGCCTGCGACTGGCGGGCCAGGCCGGGGCGAACTCGCTGGAGGCGGCCCACTGGCGCTGGGTGCCGCCGGCCGCGGGCAGCGCCCTGCACCGGGTGCTGAACGACGGAACGCCCCTGTGGCTGCCCGACGGCACGTCCGCGGCCGAAGCGCTGCCGGGCCCCGCGCCCGGCTCCGCGCGGGCGGTGCTGCCGCTGCGGCAGCGCGGTGTCGTGACGGGGCTCGCCCTGGTCGACTGGCCGGGCCCCGCGGATCTGGACGAGTCCGTCCGGCGGTCGCTGACCGGGCTGGCCGTACCGGCCGCCCGGATCCTGGACGCGGGCGCTCCCGGCACCCCCGACCCCGGGGTACTCGCCCCGCTGCTCGATCTACTGACGCATCCCGCCATGGCCCTGCGCGCGGACCCGGAGAGCGGCACCCTGCACATCGAGCACCTGAACCGGCCGGCGCTGGACTCGGCCCGCCATGTGCACGGTCCCGCCGGCCGCCCACTCGCCCAGGTGTTCCCGGCCGTGCACGCCGACCTCGTACGGCTCGCACGGACGGCCCGGGAGTCGGCGGCGCCGCAGCGGGTGGCGCGGGTGCCCGTCGAGCACCGGCCCGGCGGCCCCGACCCGCTGCACGACGTACGGGTGCTCCCGGTCGGCCCCGACCGTACGGTGGTGTTCTGGCACGGTGCCACGAATCCCGAACTCTCCCTCAGCCGGGTGCTGGGCCGGCTGGAGAACCTGGCCGCGTTCGAGGACGACCTGATCACGGGGAAGTCCCGGTGGAGCGAGCAGGCGTTCCGGATCTTCGGGCTCGAGCCGGGCAGTTCCCCGGTGCCCCTGCGGCGGCTCGCCCCGCATCTGCACCGCGAGGACACCGGCAAGCTCAACGACCTGCTGATGGAGCTGACACAGCGCCGGGAGGGCACCGACACCGTGGTGCGGGCGGTCCGCGAGGACGGCGGGCTGAGACATCTGCGGATCGCCGCGGAACCGCTGCTGACGGGCGGCGTCCTCACCGGGATCACGGGCGTGTACCAGGACGTCTCGGCGCAGCACCACACCGAGATCGCGCTGAGCGCCACCTTCGACCGGCTGACCGCCGCACAGACCCAGGCGGCGCTGCGGCACCAGCTCGTGCTCCAGCTCCAGCAGGCGATCGTCCCCGAGGTGCCGGAACTCCAGCGGCTGCCCGGTCTGCAGGTGGCGGCCCGCTACCGGCCGGCCGCCGAGGAGTACCGGGTGGGCGGCGACTGGTACGACGTACTGCCGCTGCCCGACGGCCGGGTGCTCGTCGTCACCGGGGACATCGCGGGGCACGGCATCGACTCGGTGACGGGGATGGTGGCGCTGCGCAACGCCCTGCGCGGGCTTGCGTTCACCGGGCACACCCCGGGCCGGCTGATGGCCTGGCTCAACGAGGTCACGCTGCAGACGCACGGGCATCCGACCGCCACCGCCGTCTGCGGCCTGTACGACCCGTCGGACCGCTCGCTGTGCTGGGCCAGCGCCGGTCACCTGCCGCCGGTGCTGCTCCGCGAGGGAGCCGCCGACCTGCTCGAACCGCCGAGGAGCATCCTTCTCGGCGCGGTCCCGGCGGCCGCGTACCAGGAGACGGTGACGCGGCTGGAACCCGGGGACACCCTGATGCTGTACACGGACGGGCTGGTGGAGAGCCGCCGCACCGGTATCGACGAGGGCCTGGACACGCTGCGGAGGGCGGTGGAGCGGCTCGCCCCCGCCGGTCTGGACGAGCAGGCGGACGCGCTGCTGGCGGCGGTCACCGGAGACACCGACGACGACACGAGCCTGGTGGTCGTCCGGGTGTCCTGA